Proteins encoded in a region of the Anopheles aquasalis chromosome 2, idAnoAquaMG_Q_19, whole genome shotgun sequence genome:
- the LOC126581724 gene encoding uncharacterized protein LOC126581724 produces MAAYSASTSAICTGLRIPVLLIVVGFLGMSFACNGGYKLKVKQIENCAGPDAVITADNNFTVVLTKDCDVKARGCVRFKDFKTANAKYTISKDGVQVMQGSMDLCNQASRPRRTENIAALLRTLGVPEKCPVEAGQICIEPTQAVNIQRFQQYLSLARGSISVDIAVQHDSGKSCFKIRFDITK; encoded by the exons ATGGCCGCTTATAGTGCAAGCACTTCCGCAATCTGTACTGGCTTACGGATCCCCGTGTTACTGATTGTTGTTGGCTTCCTCGGAATGTCGTTCGCTTGT AATGGTGGGTACAAGTTGAAGGTGAAGCAGATTGAAAACTGTGCCGGTCCGGATGCGGTTATTACGGCGGATAACAACTTCACCGTCGTCCTCACGAAGGACTGTGACGTCAAGGCACGTGGTTGTGTGCGGTTCAAGGACTTCAAAACGGCCAACGCCAAGTATACCATCAGCAAGGATGGCGTACAGGTAATGCAAGGCTCGATGGATCTCTGCAATCAAGCGTCACGGCCACGGCGCACGGAGAACATTGCGGCACTGCTTCGCACCCTCGGTGTACCGGAAAAGTGTCCCGTTGAAGCG GGACAAATTTGTATCGAGCCGACCCAGGCGGTGAACATTCAGCGATTCCAGCAATACCTTTCGCTTGCCCGTGGATCCATTAGTGTTGATATTGCGGTGCAGCATGATTCG GGTAAAAGTTGTTTTAAAATTCGTTTTGACATCACAAAGTAA
- the LOC126569610 gene encoding uncharacterized protein LOC126569610: MSPSVSAIALLCVLSLFQTRHISACNGGYNFIIHQIENCAGKGQVITIDPKSTVTLMENCSVKSKSTVTTTGFKQANMEVTVTKNGLPVVKETVDLCASLEDAANNKEAMEIITMFGVPDHCPVEAGTVKTDENQTYSLEKYKQHLLVAQGRSIIDVLIKHDKGESCFKIDLEVVAPNLLG, from the exons ATGTCGCCATCCGTGAGTGCAATCGCACTACTGTGCGTCCTTTCGCTCTTTCAAACCAGACACATTTCGGCGTGT AACGGTGGCTACAATTTTATTATCCATCAAATCGAAAACTGTGCTGGAAAGGGGCAGGTCATCACGATTGATCCGAAATCCACCGTCACGCTAATGGAAAACTGCTCGGTCAAGTCCAAGTCCACCGTCACTACAACCGGTTTTAAACAGGCAAAC ATGGAGGTGACGGTGACTAAGAACGGCCTGCCGGTGGTAAAGGAGACGGTCGATCTGTGTGCCAGTCTAGAGGATGCGGCCAACAACAAGGAAGCGATGGAAATCATTACGATGTTCGGTGTACCGGATCACTGTCCGGTAGAGGCGGGTACCGTGAAGACAGACGAAAACCAAACGTATAGCTTGGAGAAGTACAAACAACATCTGCTCGTTGCACAGGGACGCTCCATTATCGATGTGCTCATTAAGCACGATAAG GGCGAAAGCTGCTTCAAGATAGACCTGGAAGTAGTGGCTCCCAATCTGTTGGGTTAA
- the LOC126573028 gene encoding estradiol 17-beta-dehydrogenase 8 codes for MPSPLAGKLALVTGAGSGIGRATSRLLSRDGAIVIGVDRNGQAAQETIANLTAPGVDHAAFEMDVSSGDSIDAVLGSLLERYKRPPTVVVNAAGITRDNFLLKMPEADFEAVIDVNLKGTWLMLQRFGRAMIDHGLAGSMVNVSSIVARTGNIGQSNYSPSKAGVEAMTKVVAREFGRYNIRVNAVVPGFIQTPMTDTVPQKVKDIMIMQCALRRFGQPEEIAEVAAFLASDRSSYVNGTSIEVTGG; via the exons ATGCCATCACCTCTCGCCGGCAAGCTTGCACTAGTTACCG GAGCGGGCTCTGGAATTGGACGAGCGACGAGCCGTCTGTTATCACGGGATGGTGCGATTGTCATTGGAGTCGACCGTAATGGGCAGGCAGCACAGGAAACGATAGCGAATCTTACGGCGCCCGGTGTGGATCATGCTGCCTTCGAGATGGACGTAAGCTCGGGTGACAGTATCGATGCGGTGCTGGGTAGCTTGCTGGAACGGTACAAGCGACCCCCGACGGTGGTCGTTAATGCGGCCGGCATAACCAGGGATAACTTTCTGCTGAAAATGCCGGAGGCAGATTTTGAAGCTGTCATCGACGTGAATCTGAAGGGTACCTGGTTGATGCTGCAGCGCTTCGGACGTGCCATGATCGATCACGGGCTGGCCGGATCGATGGTGAACGTTTCCTCGATCGTCGCACGGACCGGTAACATCGGACAATCGAACTACTCACCGAGCAAGGCTGGTGTTGAGGCTATGACCAAGGTGGTGGCACGTGAATTCGGCAGGTACAACATCCGCGTGAATGCGGTTGTTCCCGGTTTCATCCAAACGCCGATGACGGATACCGTGCCGCAGAAGGTAAAGGACATTATGATTATGCAGTGCGCTTTGCGTCGCTTCGGTCAACCGGAAG aAATTGCGGAAGTAGCTGCTTTTCTTGCATCGGATAGAAGCAGCTACGTTAACGGTACATCTATTGAAGTGACTGGAGGTTAA